A part of Larkinella insperata genomic DNA contains:
- a CDS encoding alpha/beta fold hydrolase — protein MKNLLVYFLLVVSASAWAQTNREPLFTSFDGTKIHYEVAGEGRPVVLVHGFMGNSTSWQKAVLRQSLLDAGYKVVQLDLRGNGQSDKPHTLAAYQNDAEARDIIALMNHLKLNHYDVVGYSRGSIITARLLVLDPNLRSAVLGGMGADFTDPDWPRRRAFADLFSGKAHLHPEFQGALNAAKTRGLDTLSLGFQQQAQPSTSPAELSKARIPVLIICGEQDEDNGRAGDLAKLIPTATLKTVPGNHNNTSGSDGFAREVLAFLRSSK, from the coding sequence GTGAAAAACCTCCTCGTTTATTTCCTGCTTGTTGTGTCGGCAAGTGCCTGGGCGCAAACCAATCGCGAACCCCTGTTTACCTCCTTCGACGGTACAAAAATTCATTACGAAGTTGCCGGAGAAGGCCGACCCGTCGTGCTCGTTCACGGGTTTATGGGCAACAGCACGTCCTGGCAAAAAGCCGTTTTGCGGCAATCGCTGCTGGATGCAGGCTATAAAGTAGTGCAACTCGATCTGCGGGGCAACGGCCAGTCCGACAAACCGCATACCCTGGCGGCTTACCAGAACGACGCCGAAGCCCGTGACATCATAGCGCTGATGAACCACCTGAAACTGAACCATTATGACGTTGTGGGGTACTCCCGCGGTTCCATCATCACGGCGCGGCTGCTGGTGCTGGACCCAAACCTGCGTTCGGCGGTGCTAGGCGGCATGGGGGCGGATTTTACCGATCCCGACTGGCCCCGTCGCCGGGCGTTTGCCGACTTGTTCAGCGGAAAAGCCCACCTGCACCCGGAGTTTCAGGGCGCTCTGAATGCGGCCAAAACCCGGGGATTGGATACCTTGTCGCTCGGGTTCCAGCAACAGGCGCAACCATCGACCAGCCCGGCGGAACTGAGCAAGGCCAGGATTCCGGTGTTGATCATTTGCGGGGAGCAGGACGAAGACAACGGCCGGGCGGGCGATCTGGCGAAACTCATCCCAACGGCTACGCTGAAAACCGTGCCAGGCAATCACAACAACACGTCCGGTTCGGACGGGTTTGCCCGGGAGGTGCTGGCGTTTTTAAGATCGTCGAAGTAG
- a CDS encoding GntR family transcriptional regulator, translating into MDFQDKKAIYLQIADYVCEKILLGQWPPGERIPSVRDLGVELEVNPNTVVRTYDFLQQKGIIYNKRGIGYFAADEAVDRIKSYRREVFLETELPQFFRSLYLLDIDLKDIEERYKSFIDKEFDPNQIGS; encoded by the coding sequence ATGGATTTTCAGGATAAAAAAGCCATTTACCTACAAATCGCCGATTACGTCTGCGAGAAAATACTCCTTGGTCAGTGGCCGCCGGGCGAGCGAATCCCGTCGGTTCGGGATCTGGGCGTCGAACTGGAAGTGAACCCCAATACCGTCGTGCGCACGTATGACTTTTTACAGCAGAAAGGCATTATTTACAACAAGCGCGGCATTGGTTATTTCGCGGCCGACGAAGCCGTTGACCGCATAAAATCCTACCGCCGGGAGGTGTTTCTGGAAACCGAATTGCCCCAGTTTTTCCGGAGCCTATACCTGCTCGACATTGACCTGAAAGACATTGAAGAACGGTATAAAAGCTTCATTGACAAAGAGTTCGACCCAAACCAAATCGGTAGCTAA
- a CDS encoding exo-beta-N-acetylmuramidase NamZ family protein, translating into MTSSGKLLLLICLIAVLGQPIGCSGQTNKKPAAAQSTDGIQTGAEQTNLYVPTLLGKRVGMIVNHTSVIGKTHLVDSLLALGVTIKTIFAPEHGFRGQATDGEKISDGRDPRTGVPIISLYGANRRPTQAQLDSLDVIVFDIQDVGTRFYTYISTMHYAMEACAEYKKSLVVLDRPNPNGRYVDGPILNRQYQSFVGMHPIPILHGLTVGELARMINGEKWLKPLKGSAELLCPLTVVPVKNYTHQMPYTLPVAPSPNLPNQQAILLYPTLCLFEGTIVSIGRGTDKQFQVIGGPGNPKFGSYQFTPVDKPGAMNPPQEGKLCYGRDLSGIDATNQGLTLKYLIEFYNKAVDKDKFFLATNYIDKLYGSDQLRLQLKVGLTEEAIRKTWEPGLGDYKTKRKKYLIYPE; encoded by the coding sequence ATGACTTCATCCGGAAAATTGCTCTTACTGATCTGCCTCATTGCGGTATTGGGACAGCCGATTGGTTGTTCCGGACAAACCAATAAAAAACCGGCCGCGGCCCAATCGACGGACGGAATCCAAACCGGAGCGGAGCAGACCAACCTGTACGTGCCCACCTTGCTCGGCAAACGGGTCGGGATGATCGTCAACCACACGTCCGTTATTGGCAAGACGCACCTGGTAGACAGCCTGCTGGCACTCGGTGTGACGATTAAAACCATCTTTGCGCCCGAACACGGGTTTCGCGGGCAGGCCACCGACGGGGAAAAAATCAGCGATGGTCGCGACCCCCGAACCGGTGTTCCCATTATCTCGCTGTACGGGGCCAACCGCCGACCCACCCAGGCTCAACTCGATTCACTGGATGTGATCGTTTTTGATATTCAGGACGTAGGCACCCGGTTTTACACCTACATCAGCACCATGCACTACGCCATGGAAGCCTGCGCCGAATACAAAAAGTCGTTGGTTGTGCTGGACCGACCGAATCCCAACGGCCGCTATGTCGACGGGCCGATCCTGAATAGGCAGTACCAGTCGTTTGTTGGTATGCACCCCATTCCCATTCTGCACGGCTTGACTGTCGGCGAACTGGCCCGGATGATCAACGGCGAAAAATGGCTCAAACCGTTGAAAGGCAGCGCCGAACTGCTGTGCCCGCTGACGGTGGTTCCCGTAAAAAACTACACGCACCAGATGCCGTACACGCTGCCGGTGGCTCCCTCGCCAAACCTGCCGAATCAGCAGGCTATTTTGCTGTACCCCACGCTTTGCCTGTTTGAAGGCACGATCGTCAGCATAGGGCGGGGCACCGATAAACAGTTTCAGGTGATCGGCGGACCGGGCAATCCGAAATTTGGCTCGTACCAGTTTACGCCGGTCGATAAGCCGGGCGCCATGAATCCCCCGCAGGAAGGCAAACTCTGTTACGGCCGTGATTTGTCGGGAATCGATGCTACCAATCAGGGACTAACCCTCAAGTACCTGATCGAATTCTACAACAAAGCGGTCGACAAAGACAAGTTCTTTCTGGCGACGAATTACATCGACAAGCTGTACGGCAGCGATCAGTTGCGGTTACAGTTGAAAGTCGGTCTGACCGAAGAAGCCATTCGGAAAACCTGGGAACCTGGTCTGGGCGACTACAAAACCAAACGAAAAAAGTACCTGATCTACCCGGAGTAA
- the guaA gene encoding glutamine-hydrolyzing GMP synthase, whose product MTTEQILILDFGSQYTQLIARRVRELNVYCEIHPYNHIPPISHDVKGVILSGSPCSVRDDDAPMVHLAAFRHKMPLLGVCYGAQLMAHTSGGEVQPSAIREYGRAKLGTLNTENALLKGLEANTQVWMSHADTITSVPDHFQIIASTESVKVAAFQVENEPTYGIQFHPEVTHSTQGKMLLKNFVVDICGCSQDWTAESFVESTIADLKQKLGNDKVVMALSGGVDSSVAATLVHRAIGQNLYCIFVDNGLLRKDEFESVLESYQHLGLNIKGVDAKDQFYKALAGLTDPEAKRKAIGRTFIEVFDHEAHLLEGVDWLGQGTIYPDVIESVSVKGPSATIKSHHNVGGLPDFMKLKVVEPLNTLFKDEVRAVGKTLGLPDAILKRHPFPGPGLAIRILGDITAEKVHILQEVDALYINGLKKYGLYDQVWQAGAILLPIQSVGVMGDERTYERVVALRAVTSVDGMTADWAHLPYEFLADISNEIINRVKGVNRVVYDISSKPPATIEWE is encoded by the coding sequence ATGACAACCGAACAAATTCTGATCCTGGATTTCGGTTCGCAATACACCCAACTTATCGCCCGCCGGGTGCGCGAACTTAATGTTTACTGCGAAATTCACCCTTATAATCATATTCCGCCCATCAGTCACGACGTCAAGGGCGTCATTTTGTCCGGCAGCCCGTGTTCCGTGCGGGACGACGACGCGCCGATGGTTCATCTGGCGGCTTTTCGGCACAAAATGCCCTTGCTGGGTGTTTGCTACGGCGCTCAGTTGATGGCCCACACCAGCGGGGGCGAGGTGCAGCCGTCGGCCATTCGTGAGTACGGTCGGGCTAAATTAGGGACGCTCAATACGGAAAATGCGCTGCTGAAAGGGCTGGAAGCCAACACCCAGGTCTGGATGTCGCACGCGGATACCATCACGTCGGTGCCCGATCATTTCCAGATCATTGCCTCCACCGAAAGCGTGAAGGTAGCGGCTTTCCAGGTCGAAAATGAGCCAACCTACGGCATTCAGTTTCACCCGGAAGTGACCCATTCAACGCAGGGCAAAATGCTGCTCAAAAACTTTGTGGTCGATATTTGCGGGTGTTCGCAGGATTGGACCGCCGAGTCGTTCGTGGAATCGACCATCGCGGATCTGAAGCAGAAGCTGGGCAACGACAAAGTCGTCATGGCGCTTTCGGGCGGGGTCGACTCGTCGGTGGCAGCCACGCTCGTTCACCGAGCCATCGGCCAGAACCTCTACTGTATTTTCGTTGACAACGGGTTGCTGCGGAAAGACGAATTTGAAAGCGTGCTGGAATCCTACCAGCACCTGGGGCTGAACATCAAGGGCGTCGATGCCAAAGACCAGTTCTACAAAGCCCTCGCCGGACTGACCGATCCGGAAGCCAAACGCAAAGCCATCGGCCGGACGTTTATCGAGGTTTTTGACCACGAAGCGCACCTGCTTGAAGGCGTTGACTGGCTGGGGCAGGGGACCATTTACCCCGACGTTATCGAGTCGGTTTCGGTAAAGGGACCTTCGGCCACCATCAAGTCGCACCACAACGTCGGCGGTTTGCCCGACTTCATGAAGCTGAAAGTGGTGGAGCCGCTCAATACGCTGTTTAAAGACGAAGTGCGGGCCGTCGGAAAAACGCTCGGTTTGCCCGATGCCATCCTGAAACGCCACCCGTTCCCGGGGCCGGGGCTGGCCATTCGGATTCTGGGCGACATCACCGCCGAGAAAGTGCACATCCTGCAGGAAGTGGACGCCCTGTACATCAACGGGCTGAAGAAATACGGTTTGTACGATCAGGTCTGGCAGGCCGGAGCCATTCTGCTGCCGATCCAATCCGTTGGGGTCATGGGGGATGAGCGGACCTACGAACGTGTAGTAGCCCTGCGCGCCGTTACGAGCGTCGACGGGATGACGGCCGACTGGGCGCATTTGCCCTACGAGTTTCTGGCCGACATTTCCAACGAAATCATCAACCGGGTCAAAGGTGTCAACCGCGTCGTCTACGACATCTCCTCTAAACCGCCCGCAACCATCGAGTGGGAATAA
- a CDS encoding DUF5958 family protein, giving the protein MSLEEEVMIVEFAQGIRSEGEIVRGFSQLMDDEKRKRVFKLLSLIDQVYPTDAEVEQASAHVSPNDERVLIVKRSLVKKGLRIHTGEDSLDNSYAILLNLFKTAYQRQVALGTETLKKWWHQDLSKREVVEAMLANYRSLVEEIYQHPSFRNEFASIAKLRLQDKLRDARPPKSTPAEPSTPPEKPQHYHFVTYDEMLSALANANPVRMDGKKEDFKNGYAASMLFQSLARALSKQYHLEQTETTRLINEIVDRHLKETYNSEPYW; this is encoded by the coding sequence ATGAGCCTGGAAGAAGAAGTGATGATTGTTGAATTCGCGCAGGGCATTCGCTCGGAAGGAGAAATAGTGCGCGGGTTCAGCCAGTTGATGGACGATGAAAAGCGGAAACGGGTGTTTAAACTGCTTTCTCTGATCGATCAGGTTTATCCAACAGATGCCGAAGTTGAGCAGGCATCGGCCCATGTTTCGCCAAACGATGAGCGGGTTTTAATTGTCAAGAGGTCCCTGGTAAAGAAAGGGCTGCGTATTCATACGGGCGAAGATTCACTCGATAACTCCTACGCAATCCTGTTGAATTTGTTTAAAACAGCCTACCAACGGCAGGTAGCTTTGGGCACCGAAACGCTGAAAAAATGGTGGCACCAGGATTTGTCGAAACGGGAAGTTGTGGAAGCGATGCTGGCAAACTACCGGTCGTTGGTGGAGGAAATTTATCAGCACCCCAGCTTTCGAAATGAGTTTGCCAGCATTGCTAAATTACGGTTACAGGACAAGCTGAGGGACGCAAGACCGCCGAAGTCAACCCCGGCGGAGCCGAGCACACCGCCCGAAAAGCCGCAGCATTATCATTTTGTTACGTACGACGAAATGCTGTCGGCACTGGCCAACGCTAATCCCGTGAGGATGGATGGAAAAAAGGAGGACTTCAAGAACGGTTACGCGGCCTCCATGCTGTTCCAGTCGCTGGCCCGGGCGTTGTCCAAACAGTACCACCTAGAGCAAACCGAAACGACCCGACTCATCAATGAGATTGTCGATCGCCATTTGAAAGAAACTTACAATTCCGAGCCGTATTGGTGA
- a CDS encoding sialate O-acetylesterase — protein sequence MKRTSTVLGWIILLILPSAAVAQGLVKWQQWPAALQLYPRDEQNKAEVPLVGQLQSPTYTHVSVWVYQNGTRWKYARVSVTSNGNQATFQLLPTIDAGLNLYRFEVFAIRGKDSVRVDSRDDIVCGDVILFHGQSNITGYYPDDYFYRNKFLRTFGNSASARPDTLWHLSNERDGQVGRIGTEVQRLIMENFGMPTCLINGAVGGTSIKSHLERNPANPADPKTLYGKLLYLARKAGVAHKVKAFVWRQGENEAGGGRADGYELALRTLFDYWQNDYPNVGKFYIAQVSLLPENNPGAAQLRDFQRRTPQLFPRTEAIATVGLAAYDGVHYGAEGHYQFALELYRLIARDGYGSPDVDGIASPAIRKAYYRTAEKKEVVLEFEPGARMVWKQDTVVKGKKTDLRDLIYFDYAGSPQARLIESGSAERNRIILQLAKPLAAQTITYLPNSYPGSLNGPFLKNRRGMRAFTFHNVAISEAPTAPPDTLYGGHLEGARCDSIWGWVEAEPRTANPFITVEILANNAVIGTVNAAESRPGLEVGQYGFRFPTPDALKDGKNQVILVRVRGHNFQLTGGPKTVNCPKKSPILATPGLEALTVSTYPNPAQGRLYLKLFIPGMKTATLRITDLAGRLVWQKTVPGQNRVHEEVIELSGAGTQTVLVTAQIDNRKVVRKVVVVRYVSLNSERFFPFLRAGMKITGRVSAV from the coding sequence ATGAAAAGAACCTCTACAGTTCTTGGCTGGATCATCCTGTTGATTTTGCCATCGGCAGCGGTTGCGCAGGGGCTTGTTAAATGGCAGCAGTGGCCCGCAGCCCTGCAACTCTATCCGCGCGATGAACAAAACAAGGCTGAGGTTCCCCTGGTCGGGCAATTACAGTCACCAACGTACACCCACGTATCGGTTTGGGTCTACCAAAACGGCACCCGCTGGAAATACGCGCGGGTTTCGGTTACCAGCAACGGCAATCAGGCCACTTTTCAGTTGTTGCCCACCATCGACGCGGGTTTAAACCTCTACCGGTTTGAGGTGTTCGCCATTCGCGGGAAAGATTCGGTACGGGTCGATTCCCGCGATGATATCGTCTGCGGGGATGTAATTTTGTTCCACGGTCAGTCCAACATCACGGGCTATTATCCGGATGATTATTTCTACCGCAACAAGTTCCTGCGGACTTTCGGCAACAGCGCGTCGGCAAGGCCCGATACGCTCTGGCACCTTTCAAACGAGCGCGACGGGCAGGTCGGGCGGATCGGAACGGAAGTGCAGCGGCTGATCATGGAGAACTTCGGAATGCCGACCTGCCTGATCAACGGGGCGGTGGGCGGAACGTCGATCAAAAGTCACCTGGAACGCAATCCGGCCAACCCGGCCGATCCCAAAACTTTGTACGGAAAACTGCTGTATCTGGCCCGGAAAGCCGGTGTTGCCCATAAAGTTAAAGCCTTCGTGTGGCGTCAGGGGGAAAACGAAGCCGGTGGCGGACGGGCCGATGGCTACGAACTGGCGCTGAGAACGTTGTTTGACTACTGGCAAAACGATTACCCCAACGTGGGTAAATTCTACATCGCGCAGGTGAGTTTGTTGCCGGAGAACAACCCGGGGGCCGCCCAACTGCGGGATTTTCAACGGCGAACCCCGCAGCTTTTTCCCCGCACGGAAGCCATCGCCACGGTAGGACTGGCAGCCTATGATGGCGTTCATTACGGAGCCGAGGGGCACTACCAGTTTGCGCTCGAACTCTACCGGCTGATCGCCCGCGACGGCTACGGCTCACCCGACGTAGACGGTATTGCGTCGCCCGCCATCCGGAAAGCGTATTACCGAACCGCCGAAAAGAAAGAAGTGGTGCTGGAATTTGAACCGGGCGCCCGGATGGTCTGGAAGCAGGATACGGTGGTGAAGGGGAAAAAAACTGATCTGCGGGATCTGATTTACTTTGATTATGCAGGCTCTCCGCAGGCGCGGCTGATTGAAAGTGGTTCGGCGGAGCGCAATCGGATCATTCTGCAGTTGGCCAAACCCCTTGCGGCCCAAACCATCACGTACCTTCCCAATAGCTATCCGGGTTCGCTTAATGGCCCTTTCCTGAAAAACAGGCGGGGAATGCGGGCGTTTACCTTTCACAACGTTGCCATCAGTGAAGCGCCGACCGCACCGCCGGACACCCTTTACGGCGGTCACCTGGAGGGAGCCCGTTGCGACAGCATCTGGGGATGGGTGGAAGCCGAACCGAGAACGGCAAACCCGTTTATCACGGTGGAAATACTGGCCAACAACGCCGTAATCGGAACCGTAAACGCGGCTGAAAGCCGACCGGGTCTGGAAGTGGGGCAGTACGGTTTCCGGTTTCCAACGCCAGATGCCCTGAAAGATGGAAAAAATCAGGTCATCTTGGTTCGCGTAAGGGGCCATAATTTCCAATTGACGGGTGGACCGAAAACCGTGAACTGTCCGAAGAAGTCACCCATTCTGGCAACGCCCGGGCTGGAAGCGCTTACGGTGAGTACCTACCCGAATCCGGCGCAGGGCCGGCTTTACCTCAAACTGTTTATTCCCGGAATGAAAACGGCGACGCTCCGAATAACCGATCTGGCGGGGCGGCTGGTCTGGCAGAAAACCGTGCCGGGCCAGAACCGGGTTCACGAAGAAGTCATTGAACTATCCGGGGCCGGTACCCAGACGGTGTTGGTGACGGCCCAGATCGACAACCGGAAAGTGGTCCGAAAGGTGGTGGTTGTGCGTTACGTTTCCCTGAATTCTGAACGGTTTTTTCCCTTCTTGCGCGCCGGGATGAAGATTACCGGAAGGGTTTCAGCGGTTTGA
- a CDS encoding ABC transporter ATP-binding protein: MIELANLTFGYTPKKILYRDLDLSLRPGSIYGLLGKNGAGKSSLLRLMGGLLYPTAGTINVAGFIPRKREPAFLQEMYFIPEEIYLPSVSLNRFIDTMGPFYPKFSESQFRKYLVEFDVPPDQKLTAMSYGQKKKVIISFGLATNTQILIMDEPTNGLDIPSKSQFRKIVSSALAPERLMLISTHQVRDLDNLIDGIIIIDESEILLNHSLTDIGDRLMFGTLSSVTEADRVLYAEPSMRGYSVVMENLEQEDSRVDLERLFNAVVTNRDGIKNIFR, from the coding sequence ATGATCGAGCTTGCAAATCTGACGTTCGGTTACACACCGAAAAAAATCTTGTATCGGGATCTGGACCTTTCGCTGCGGCCGGGCAGCATTTACGGCCTGCTGGGGAAAAACGGTGCGGGCAAATCGAGTCTGCTGCGGCTGATGGGCGGGTTACTCTACCCAACGGCCGGAACCATCAACGTGGCCGGGTTTATCCCCCGAAAGCGCGAACCGGCTTTTTTGCAGGAGATGTATTTCATTCCGGAAGAAATCTACCTGCCGTCGGTTTCACTCAACCGCTTCATCGACACGATGGGGCCGTTTTACCCAAAATTCAGCGAGTCGCAGTTTCGGAAGTACCTGGTTGAATTTGACGTACCGCCCGATCAAAAGCTGACGGCGATGTCGTACGGACAGAAAAAGAAAGTGATCATCAGCTTCGGGCTGGCCACCAATACGCAAATCCTGATCATGGACGAACCCACCAACGGCCTGGATATTCCGTCGAAAAGCCAGTTTCGCAAGATTGTTTCTTCCGCCCTCGCCCCCGAACGGCTCATGCTGATTTCGACTCACCAGGTGCGCGACCTGGACAACCTGATCGACGGGATCATCATCATCGACGAAAGCGAAATTCTGCTAAACCACTCCCTGACCGACATTGGCGACCGGCTGATGTTTGGCACCCTGAGCAGCGTTACCGAAGCCGACCGGGTGTTATACGCCGAACCGTCGATGCGCGGCTACTCGGTCGTGATGGAAAACCTCGAACAGGAAGACAGCCGGGTTGACCTCGAACGGCTTTTCAACGCCGTGGTTACCAACCGGGACGGCATCAAAAACATTTTTCGCTAG
- a CDS encoding penicillin acylase family protein: MRLMVILLASLFLSHPFACTQSAENLKLPGLRQPVEVLRDRWGVAHIYAQNEHDLFFAQGYSAASDRLFQLEMWRRQATGTVSELLGPKEIKRDQGTRLFKFRGNLEQELKHYHPHGPQIVRAFVDGINAYIRQINQTPDRLPVEFKILKTQPGLWTPEVVISRHQGLLENVRDELNFGRLVHLLGAEKVRELAWFHPVAKAGEPNLNLHVAGAELFQPILELYEAFRLPIRFTANDRGLGATEEEASVWFENEKRFVGSNNWVVSGKRSASGFPMLANDPHRAQGIPSLRYWVHLQAPGWNAVGAGEPTLPGISIGHNEFGAWGLTIFETDNEDLYVYEANPANPNQYKYRGKWESLRVVIDTIPVKGQKPVVVSLKYTRHGPVVFEDANHHKLYAVRAAWLEMGCAPYLASLRMNQSRNWNEFRQACTFSRIPGENMVWAGRQNGSIGWQATGISPVRPNWTGLVPVPGDGRYEWNGFLPIQQLPSKANPPEGYLVTANNNLTPANHPHRNAIGWDWASPSRANRIAEVLKAKPNHTLADFKTLQADYLSIPARRLVPLLNGLQAADEPVEWARQQLLNWDYKLEPGSITAAVYAAWEAQLREAVYEEAVPENARKYLSSISTERLIEWLQPATPGPLKKVDRKDLLLTCLEKAVDDLTDRLGYDRTHWWYGQSANKHIQLAHPLSNLLPPQQAAQYGMGPVERGGYGETVNNTGNSLNQEHGASFRILVDTQDWDKTLGINSPGQSGNPASPHYRDLFPIWAKNDYFPVYFTKEKIKTVTEKRTVFEP; the protein is encoded by the coding sequence ATGCGATTGATGGTAATCTTGTTGGCCAGCCTGTTTTTAAGTCATCCTTTTGCCTGTACCCAATCCGCCGAAAATCTGAAACTTCCGGGCCTGCGCCAACCCGTCGAGGTCCTCCGCGACCGCTGGGGTGTTGCGCACATTTACGCGCAGAACGAGCACGATCTGTTTTTTGCGCAGGGCTATTCCGCAGCCTCCGACCGACTTTTTCAGCTCGAAATGTGGCGTCGACAGGCCACCGGAACGGTGTCTGAACTGCTCGGGCCGAAGGAAATCAAGCGGGACCAGGGCACGCGGCTGTTTAAATTCCGGGGAAATCTGGAACAGGAGCTCAAACATTACCATCCCCACGGCCCGCAGATCGTAAGGGCTTTTGTCGATGGCATCAACGCCTACATCCGGCAGATCAACCAAACGCCCGATCGGCTGCCGGTTGAATTTAAAATTCTGAAAACCCAGCCCGGTTTATGGACGCCCGAAGTTGTGATCAGCCGGCATCAGGGGTTACTGGAAAACGTGCGCGACGAGCTGAATTTCGGGCGGCTGGTGCATCTGCTGGGGGCGGAAAAAGTGCGCGAACTGGCCTGGTTTCATCCCGTCGCCAAAGCCGGTGAACCCAACCTGAACCTGCACGTGGCCGGAGCCGAACTGTTTCAGCCTATTCTGGAACTGTACGAAGCGTTCCGGCTGCCCATCCGGTTTACCGCCAACGACCGGGGGCTGGGCGCAACGGAAGAGGAAGCGTCCGTCTGGTTCGAGAACGAAAAGCGGTTTGTCGGCTCCAACAACTGGGTCGTCAGCGGCAAGCGGTCGGCGAGCGGTTTTCCGATGCTGGCCAACGATCCGCACCGGGCGCAGGGAATTCCGTCGCTGCGGTATTGGGTTCACTTACAGGCCCCGGGGTGGAATGCCGTGGGGGCGGGCGAGCCAACGTTACCGGGCATTTCAATTGGCCACAACGAGTTCGGAGCCTGGGGTCTGACGATTTTTGAAACCGACAACGAAGATCTGTACGTCTACGAAGCGAATCCGGCCAATCCGAATCAATACAAATACCGGGGCAAATGGGAGTCGCTGCGGGTTGTGATCGACACAATTCCGGTCAAAGGGCAAAAACCGGTGGTGGTCTCGTTGAAATACACGCGGCACGGGCCGGTGGTGTTTGAAGACGCGAACCATCACAAGTTGTACGCCGTACGGGCGGCCTGGCTCGAAATGGGGTGCGCGCCGTATCTGGCCAGCCTGCGCATGAATCAGTCCAGAAACTGGAACGAATTTCGGCAGGCCTGCACCTTCAGCCGGATTCCGGGCGAAAACATGGTTTGGGCCGGTCGGCAAAATGGATCGATCGGCTGGCAGGCGACGGGCATCTCGCCGGTCCGCCCGAACTGGACGGGCCTGGTGCCGGTGCCGGGCGACGGCCGGTATGAGTGGAATGGTTTTCTGCCCATTCAGCAGTTGCCCAGCAAAGCCAACCCGCCGGAAGGCTATCTCGTTACGGCCAACAACAACCTGACCCCCGCCAACCATCCGCACCGGAATGCAATCGGCTGGGATTGGGCGTCGCCGTCGCGGGCCAACCGGATTGCGGAGGTCCTGAAAGCCAAACCGAACCATACGTTGGCCGATTTCAAAACGCTGCAGGCGGATTATCTGTCCATCCCGGCCCGGCGGCTGGTGCCGTTGCTGAATGGCTTACAGGCCGCCGACGAACCCGTGGAATGGGCGCGGCAGCAATTGCTGAACTGGGACTACAAACTCGAGCCGGGTTCTATCACCGCAGCGGTTTATGCCGCCTGGGAAGCGCAATTGCGGGAAGCTGTTTACGAAGAGGCCGTTCCGGAAAACGCCCGAAAATACCTGAGTTCCATCAGCACCGAAAGGCTGATCGAGTGGTTGCAGCCCGCGACGCCCGGTCCCCTGAAAAAAGTGGATCGGAAAGACCTGTTGCTGACCTGCCTGGAAAAGGCCGTAGACGATCTGACCGACCGGCTGGGGTACGACCGGACACACTGGTGGTACGGTCAGTCGGCCAACAAGCACATTCAACTGGCGCATCCGCTCAGTAACCTCCTGCCCCCCCAGCAGGCGGCCCAGTACGGTATGGGACCGGTGGAGCGGGGCGGCTACGGCGAAACCGTCAACAATACCGGTAACAGCCTGAACCAGGAACACGGGGCCAGCTTCCGGATTCTGGTCGATACCCAGGATTGGGATAAAACGCTGGGCATCAACAGCCCCGGCCAATCGGGCAACCCCGCCAGCCCGCACTACCGCGACCTGTTCCCGATCTGGGCCAAAAACGACTACTTCCCGGTTTACTTCACGAAGGAAAAAATAAAAACCGTCACGGAAAAGCGGACGGTTTTTGAGCCGTAA